TTCCGGTTGCCTAGGTGTGGAATCCAAAAAGGTTGTTCACTCGCATTGAAATCTTGAGACTGGTTGGCGACCAAACCTAATCAGCTTCAGGATCAATGGAATGAACAACCCGCACAAGAATGCCCGCACCTGTTTTTACAGTCGAGAACAAATCGTTCGACGGTATGAGGCCGGAGAGACGGCCCGTGAGATTGCAGCTGCGTTCGGGATTTCCGTACGTACGGTCTACAAGTGGCTGAAGCGGTTTCGCGAGCATGGCTCCCGCGGGCTGATCGCCCGCTCCAGCGCGCCCAGGACCTGCTCCAATGCATATATGGCCGGATGGCGGAACCTGATCGTCCGGCTGCGCCAATTCAACCAAATGAATGGATCCTGCCGCTAGAACTTGAAGAAACCCGCACCGGGAGGGGGCTGACTGTCTTCATCGGCGGCCAGGGGCAGGTCAACGGCCCCGTCACGCGCCTCGATCTCGACGAGCCAGTAGTCCGGATCCATCCGGGATTCGCGCTCCAGTCGCCCGGAAACCGCCTCGGCGGCAACGCCAGACAGAATGCGCTCGAAAAGTCGCCCCTGCGGCTGCTCGCTGAAAAAGGCCTGGGGCGCGGGCCCGTAGAGATCGAATGTTCGATCAAGCCTGTCGACACTGACAAAGACCGCGCCCGCCTCTTCCGCTCCGCGTTTGGAAACAGCCGCGAAACCGCCTTCCGCGAACAGTCTGCGGACCAGCGCACTCACGAAGAACTCGGACGTGACCCTCATGGCAGGAAAGTGGTCTCCACGTTGACACTTCCGGCAAATGCCGGACCCG
This region of uncultured Roseibium sp. genomic DNA includes:
- a CDS encoding helix-turn-helix domain-containing protein; translated protein: MNNPHKNARTCFYSREQIVRRYEAGETAREIAAAFGISVRTVYKWLKRFREHGSRGLIARSSAPRTCSNAYMAGWRNLIVRLRQFNQMNGSCR
- a CDS encoding DUF1491 family protein, which produces MRVTSEFFVSALVRRLFAEGGFAAVSKRGAEEAGAVFVSVDRLDRTFDLYGPAPQAFFSEQPQGRLFERILSGVAAEAVSGRLERESRMDPDYWLVEIEARDGAVDLPLAADEDSQPPPGAGFFKF